Within the Emticicia oligotrophica DSM 17448 genome, the region CGTTGCATTGCCGATGCTAAATACAAACGCACCAATGCCGAATTATCAGATTTAGCCATCTTAGCCATTTGCGTAAGAGCTTCTTCAGAAAGTGACTTATTTTCTGCCAATAACTGAATAGCCCAACTTCTGAGATACTCACTTTGGTTGGCTAAAAGTGTTATTAACTCTTGCTCTGAAAGACCGTTAGTCACGTGCAAAGTCCATAAAGCTCTTAGTTTACGCGTTACGTCTGGGTTTGTATTTAAAATTACTTTAAGAGCATCATGCACTTGCTTATTTCCACCTCTTTCTTGCAAAATTGTTCGAGCCTGCCGCACATACCATTCATTGGCATGAAGCTGATAATTAACTAATTCTAAATCAGTGGCTTTTCTTAAATCGACTTGTGTCCATTTATCAGTTTCATAGCTAATTTTAAAAATCCTACCCATTGTTTTATCGTGAACATCTGGGTTTGGACTATGACATTGATTTTTATCGTACCAGTCGATGGCATAAACCGAACCACTTGGGTCATATTTAAAATTCAGCCATTGCGACCAACTATCATTCATAGCCATAAAATCTTTTTTATGCTTACCTACGTAGCCCGAACCTTCACGCGTGAGTTGGTCAATGTTCAGTTTAGCACCATTGATATTATTCATGAAGATATTGTTATGAAACTCCTTTGGCCAATTACTTCCACCTAAATAAATCATTGCTCCAGCGTGAGCGTGTCCGCCCCCTGCAGCACCCGAACGAAAATTTCCTGCATGTGGGCCACGGTCTCCCAGCCAGTGTACATGGTCGGCAATGGTTTTAATATCATCGTAGATATATGGATTGAAATGTTTGCCCGCCTGACGAAAATAACGCCCTCCTTGAATGATGTGGTACAAATGCGGAATCACACAAGCAGTAATGAATGGGTGTCCATAATCATTGAAATCAAGCCCCCATGGATTACTCGAACCTTCAGCAAAAACCTCGAAAGTATGTTTGGTTGGGTGAAAACGCCAAACCCCAGCATTTATTTTGGTTCTTTGGTCATCTGGAGTACCCGGTTTACCCACTTTTGAGTGTGTAAATACGCCATGTGTGCCATACAACCAACCATCTGGCCCCCAGCGTAAGCTATTGAGTGTTTCGTGGGTATCTTGTGTACCCCAGCCATCCAATAGTTTTTGTGGTTCACCTGTTGGGGTATCGGTACTAAAATCAGTTGGAATAAATAATAAATATGGGGCAGCTCCTAACCAAACACCTCCCATGCCTACTTCTATTCCACTTACTAAATTCAGGCCTTCTTTAAAAACCTTTCTACTATCTAAAGTTCCATCACCATTCGTATCTTCAAAAATCAGAATTCTATCTCGACCTTGTCCTTCGGGTGCTGGTACTGGATAGGTGTGTCCTTCCACTACCCAAAGACGTCCTTTCCAATCAATCGTGAAACAAATTGGGCGAACAACTTCTGGCTCGGCAGCCGCCAAGGTTATCTTAAAACCTTTAGGGGGAGTCATGGCCTTGGCTGCTTCAATACCCGAAAGTCCAGCATTCAGTACAGGGTCAAGTGGTGGTAAAACAATGATGTCTTTTTTAAATAATTCATTCGAAAATTCTGGTCGAGAAGGATAAAAAAGGAAGTTATCGAAGTTGATATGAGCAAATTTTTCATCTGGAATGTAAGGAATCTGCGAGATACCCGTTTCTTTATCAATGATTCGGATAAAGATATTTTTATTCAAAAAAGCCTTCAAATCAACAACTATTGGTTGAAGATTTGCTCTCCCCTGTCCGCTCGTTTGGAAAATAACCTTTTTTGTATCGGCCAATACGATTTCAACGCGAGTATCTTGTAAAGCTCCACCAGAAACCATAAATGAAGCAAATGGATGAGTGATTTTAAAAGGAACTGAAGTAAGTGTACCAGTAAGTTTATAATTTACAGTTCCACCACTACTCAAGAAATACTTGCCCTCGGGACCAATAGTCATATCTTTGGCATGTACTGGCGAAGGGTCTGCTCCAATAACGGGGTTCGCAAATGAATCTCCTGTTGCTGTCCAATCTTGTAAAGAACCCGTTTCAAAATTCAAATTTAGCGGTTTCCCATTTTTGGTTGGAATCACGCCTACTACTTGTTTTTCTATGATATCACCTTCATGCACTTCTAATTTTCCAAGCATACCCGCTGCACGGTGCCCCGGCACAGTACAATAGTAAGTATCATTTTTATCAGCCACGAAAGTTATGCTTGCTTTTGAGCCTTTTTCAGAAACTGCACTACTCTTGATACCCATTTTTTCTAAAGCAATATCATGGGTCATTACCTCGCCATTGACAATGTTTATCCTTACTCTGCTACCTTTTTTTACTTTTAAAGTTGGGTTTCTCGTACCATTCTTCGCAAAATAGCCCAACATTGTTGTTTCGAGTGTAAATTCTTTATCAATTTTACTTGTGTCTTGTGTAGTTTGTGGTGAAAGTGCCTTTACTTTCGGGCATAGAAATACTCCTACGAGTAAAAGAAAAAGTAAACGTGTTTTGTACATAGTTTTGTTGTATTAGGTTGAATAATGTTTTTGTGTATGCTTAAAGTACGTTTATGGCAATTCTTGAATTTGAATATCTTTGAAAAAGACCTGTGCGGCACCTCCGCCATGAATTTGTAATCCAATGAGGCCCGTTTGTGGAATTGTTAGGTCAGGCTCTGTGTAGTCAGTAGTTTGTTTACCATTGATAAATATTTGAATGTGGCGTCCCTCGGCTCGGAGTTCGTAATCGTTCCAATCATTCAAACGAATGTATTGTTGCGTAAACTTAGGGTCTTGCCCCGCAATCGTTTTGTTTCTTCGAGATTCATCGTAGAGTGTTCCCCAGTAGCCTTCGCCATAATCGGCCTGATAACCTGTCATTTCATGAGCAGGGTCTTTTAATCTTTGGCTTCTAAATTGTATGCCGGAGTTAATAAAACCCTTATTTCCTGTGAGTTTAATTTTGAGTTTTAGAATAAAATTAGCGTAGTTACGTGTGGTGCAGAGGAAATTATTGTGCGGAACATCTTTATCTAAATATCCACCTATGAGTACTCCTTCGGCAATTCGCCAAGTATTTTCAATATCTCCTTCCCAACCTTTGAAGGTTTTTCCATCAAAAAGTGGTGTAAATTTAGGGGGTGTACGAAACGACAGAAAGGCGAAAGCCAATATGACTAAGCCCAAACAAAGTTTTTGCATAAAAAAGAGTATAGGTTGATATAGAATATGACATTAAAAATAATGAAATGATAATTGATAATCAACTTATTACCTATTATTCATGCAAAAAAATTAGTGCTACCTGAAATCAGATAGCACTAATTTGAATCAAATATTTGTCTCTAAGAAATTAATCAATCTCAATTACTACTCCTTTGGTCATTGGGTGAGCCACGCAAGTAAGAATAAAGCCCTGTTTGATTTCTTTTTCAGTTAAACCCTCTTCTTCGTCCATTTTCACTTTTCCTTCTACACATTTACCCATACATGCCGTGCACATACCCGCTTGGCACGAATACGGTAAGTCGATATCTTCTTCCAAAGCGGCCTCTAAGATTGTTTGATGTGGTTTTACTTCAAACTCAAATTCTTCGCCTTCATATTTTACCTTCACAGTTTGTGTTTGTAGCGTTTCGCCATCCTCTTCTTTGTTATCGCCTTCATCTGCTATTGCGGCATGGAAGTTTTCTTTGTGGATACGGCTTTTCGGTACATTATATATTTCTAAACCCTTTATTATATCTTCCATCATTTCATTTGGGCCACACATGTAGAAGTTATCAGTCGAAAAATCAGTATTAAATTCTTTCATCAAGCGAATAGCTAGACCTTGACTAATACGACCTTTTTGTCCAACCCATACCTCTGAAGGGCGACTCAAAACATGACTCACTACCAAACGATTTCCGTATTGAGCTTCAAGTTCATGGAGTTTTTGCTTGAAAATAATCGACTCTTCGCTACGATTTCCATAAACAAGACTCACTCTCGAATTTGGCTCCATTTTTAAAACCGATTTGGCCATTGAAAGCAAAGGTGTGATTCCACTACCTGCTCCAAACATTACTAAATGTCGAGCATTATCAGCATCTGTTTCTACCACAAAATTGCCCATCGGTTCAATGATTTCTAAGAAATCACCAACCTTAACTTTATCATTGAGGTAGTTCGATACCAACCCACCAGCTACACGCTTCACGGTTACACCAATTGAGGTATCGCTATGCGGTGAAGTAGACATAGAATAGCTACGACGTACTTTTTTTCCGCCTTCTCCTGCTGGTACAATAATGGTAATGAACTGACCTGCTTTGTATTTAATTTGCTCACTTAAAGGATGCCAGAAATAAATAGTTACACTATCTGAAGTTTCTTGTACAACTTCTTTTACCTGTAAGAAATAAGTTTTTAACGACATTTTTGATTTTTATTTAGACCATGATTGATAAAACCATGTATCTGGACTACTGACTAATTATTATCTTCTTAACAACTTCTTGCTCTGAAGTGTTTATTTTAAGGAAGTATTGGCCTCCAACTAAATTTCTAATATCAAATTTCTCTTGCTGAATTCCACCCAAGGCATTGATTTTTCTTTGTTCTACGATTCGGCCACGGCTATCTAAAATCGTAATGTTTAGAGCCTTGTTGGGTTGTAATTCGAAAGAAACGTTCAACTGTTCTGCTACTGGATTCGGGAAAACATTAACTAATGCTTTACTAAGTGGCTCGTTTGCCAAAATCGCACTTACCTTTATTTCCGTTTGGGCAGTTCCAAAGCAATTATTAGCATCTGTTACTTTTACAGTATAAGTACCCGTAGCATTAATTCCAATATTCAAAATACTCGGATTTTGAATATTGGCGGCAAAGCCATTAGGCCCACTCCATTCGTATTTCAAAGGAGCCGTACCACTTGTTGCATTGCTGCTCAACTTCAATAATTCTCCTTCAAAATAAGGCCCAGAATTACTGGCAGTTACCGCTAATTTAATGGCTTGTATCAGTAGGGCATTGGAAATACTACTTTCTTTACAGCCCGCAACCGCACATGTAGCAGTATAAGTAGTATTGTCTACTGGCGAAATGGCAATTGTAGTACCTGTCGAGCTATTTGACCATTTTAGCACGCCATCTTTACAGCTACTTGACGTGAGCGTTACTTTCTCGTTTCCGCCCGCACAAATGGATAACTTATCAGCTGCGATTACTGGAGGAGGAGTTTGACCAACGGTAATGTCTAGCGTATTGGTACTTTCAATTATTGGTGAAGTAGAAACCACCTTAACCTTATAAGTTCCGCTTTCTAAATCTTGGGCTGTTTTTACATTAACCGAGCGGCGAGGGTCACGGCCGATTTCGATGGCTTTATCAAAGCTTCCTGTTTTATCTGATAATAATATTCTAAAATTATTATCAAGATTGAAATTTGCATCAGCCGTTGTGAAGGCAACCGTGAAACTTTGTCCT harbors:
- a CDS encoding PVC-type heme-binding CxxCH protein — translated: MYKTRLLFLLLVGVFLCPKVKALSPQTTQDTSKIDKEFTLETTMLGYFAKNGTRNPTLKVKKGSRVRINIVNGEVMTHDIALEKMGIKSSAVSEKGSKASITFVADKNDTYYCTVPGHRAAGMLGKLEVHEGDIIEKQVVGVIPTKNGKPLNLNFETGSLQDWTATGDSFANPVIGADPSPVHAKDMTIGPEGKYFLSSGGTVNYKLTGTLTSVPFKITHPFASFMVSGGALQDTRVEIVLADTKKVIFQTSGQGRANLQPIVVDLKAFLNKNIFIRIIDKETGISQIPYIPDEKFAHINFDNFLFYPSRPEFSNELFKKDIIVLPPLDPVLNAGLSGIEAAKAMTPPKGFKITLAAAEPEVVRPICFTIDWKGRLWVVEGHTYPVPAPEGQGRDRILIFEDTNGDGTLDSRKVFKEGLNLVSGIEVGMGGVWLGAAPYLLFIPTDFSTDTPTGEPQKLLDGWGTQDTHETLNSLRWGPDGWLYGTHGVFTHSKVGKPGTPDDQRTKINAGVWRFHPTKHTFEVFAEGSSNPWGLDFNDYGHPFITACVIPHLYHIIQGGRYFRQAGKHFNPYIYDDIKTIADHVHWLGDRGPHAGNFRSGAAGGGHAHAGAMIYLGGSNWPKEFHNNIFMNNINGAKLNIDQLTREGSGYVGKHKKDFMAMNDSWSQWLNFKYDPSGSVYAIDWYDKNQCHSPNPDVHDKTMGRIFKISYETDKWTQVDLRKATDLELVNYQLHANEWYVRQARTILQERGGNKQVHDALKVILNTNPDVTRKLRALWTLHVTNGLSEQELITLLANQSEYLRSWAIQLLAENKSLSEEALTQMAKMAKSDNSALVRLYLASAMQRTEPSKRWSVVEALVQKEEDANDHNLPLMVWYAAEPLADVDAKRAIQMAEKAKLPKIAEYMKRRLGGANPMPAMENHNH
- a CDS encoding 3-keto-disaccharide hydrolase, translated to MQKLCLGLVILAFAFLSFRTPPKFTPLFDGKTFKGWEGDIENTWRIAEGVLIGGYLDKDVPHNNFLCTTRNYANFILKLKIKLTGNKGFINSGIQFRSQRLKDPAHEMTGYQADYGEGYWGTLYDESRRNKTIAGQDPKFTQQYIRLNDWNDYELRAEGRHIQIFINGKQTTDYTEPDLTIPQTGLIGLQIHGGGAAQVFFKDIQIQELP
- a CDS encoding ferredoxin--NADP reductase, producing MSLKTYFLQVKEVVQETSDSVTIYFWHPLSEQIKYKAGQFITIIVPAGEGGKKVRRSYSMSTSPHSDTSIGVTVKRVAGGLVSNYLNDKVKVGDFLEIIEPMGNFVVETDADNARHLVMFGAGSGITPLLSMAKSVLKMEPNSRVSLVYGNRSEESIIFKQKLHELEAQYGNRLVVSHVLSRPSEVWVGQKGRISQGLAIRLMKEFNTDFSTDNFYMCGPNEMMEDIIKGLEIYNVPKSRIHKENFHAAIADEGDNKEEDGETLQTQTVKVKYEGEEFEFEVKPHQTILEAALEEDIDLPYSCQAGMCTACMGKCVEGKVKMDEEEGLTEKEIKQGFILTCVAHPMTKGVVIEID